In Brassica napus cultivar Da-Ae chromosome C2, Da-Ae, whole genome shotgun sequence, the sequence ATTCTAAAGTGATTTGTATCTTACAGACTGgcatatattttttgtaccagGTGCTCAGATGCGTATTCAGACACGATGCTGGGATACGCCAATAGCATTCGCACTATTGATGGTGGGACACACATCGAAGGTGTGAAAGCCTCACTAACAAGGACCCTTAATGCCCTTGCAAAAAAGTCAAAAACTGTAAAGGTAATGATACATCAGTAACCACTTTAACttatttagcttttttttttctggttcaaATTATTTAGCTATTTCTATTTCTCTGTTTATGAGGTTTAGACCTATTTGGCCATTATCCTGTTGGTTGTGTTTTCAGGAGAAGGATATTAACTTAAGTGGGGAACATGTCAGAGAGGGATTGACCTGTATTGTCTCGGTCAAGATTCCTAATCCTGAGTTTGAAGGTCAAACAAAGGTACTTGGTGAACCCCATAATGATCGTCTCTTTAGCAATGATCTCTGGTCAAGTGGATGCAATTTTTCTCTAGTATAACTCGTCTCCTAATCTTCACTTCTCCTTGCAGACAAGATTAGGAAATCCAGAGGTGAGAAAAATTGTGGACCAATCAGTGCAGGAGTATCTCACGGagtatctggaactgcatcCAGATGTACTTGACAACATTGTTTCCAAATCCCTTAACGCTTACAAGGTATGCTTCTTCTGTTACTTGCTAACTTTCAACTAAATTATCTACCTCATTCTCACTATGTGCTCTTTATCTAGGCTGCTTTGGCTGCCAAGAGGGCAAGGGAGCTGGTTAGATCAAAAAGCGTTTTGAAGTCGTCATCACTTCCTGGGAAACTGGCTGATTGCTCATCATCAAATCCTGAAGAATCTGGTATGTATTGGCCCCatcatgaaaatattgtttgtaTAATTGATGAAGCTCAACATGACAGATAATTTATGATCTTCTTACGTTCAAAGTAAAAGTTAAAAAAGGAACTGTATGCTTTAATTATGTTAACATCTGTAAGCCATGCTTCTTCAGTTTAGTGACATATCTTTTCAATGTCTCTAGAGATTTTCATCGTTGAAGGAGATTCTGCTGGTGGCAGTGCAAAGCAGGGCCGTGACAGACGTTTTCAGGTAACCACACTTCTACCTCTATTTAAATGTGTAACTCTGCAAGAAGGGTGAAGAAGGGCATCCATTTTTATACATTGGTCaaagttaaatttaaatgaaCTTTGGCAGCAATGTTTATAACACagattttggatatatatatatatatgcaggcAATACTTCCATTGAGAGGTAAAATTCTGAACATTGAAAGAAAGGATGAAGCGGCCATGTATAAGAATGAAGAGATTCAGAATCTTATTCTTGGCCTTGGACTTGGAGTAAAGgtgatataataataataatccctTTTCTGTCTCTTGGTTATTTTTTCCACTGTCCTCTCTTTGTGGAAAACTCAATGGGATAAATAATTGGTTACAGGGAGAAGATTTCAAGATGGAGAATCTGCGGTACCACAAGATTATCATCTTAACAGATGCAGATGTTGATGGTGCACATATCCGCACACTTCTGTTAACCTTTTTCTTCAGATATCAGGTAAAACCAGATTATGATTAAGCAAACAATGTCCCTTAGATAGTTGGTGGAGCTACTCTAGTTAAACTGAATATATCTTTCTGACAGAGAGCCTTGTTTGACGCCGGTTGCATCTATGTTGGAGTTCCACCCCTTTTCAAGGTAATATATACTTTATGATCTTCAGCATATTGTTGTGATTGAGATTTTAGGAACTTCTAACCaaagaaaaaattgtttttgtcaTTGAAAATGACTACAGGTTGAGAGGGGGAAACAAGCGCACTATTGCTATGATGATGCAGATCTCAAAAAGATTACCTCTAACTTCCCTGCAAATGCATCTTACACCATTCAAAGGTTCAAAGGTAAATAAatgtttaaacaaaaaaaaaaacgtttaagAGCTTTGAGATATAGATGCGTTTGGTTTTCAATGTAGTTTAGGCTGTCTCTAGTACATGGCGAATTTTAGAGTTCACTTGCTGATATGATAATGTTTCTTGCTTTTGAAGGTCTGGGAGAGATGATGCCTGAGCAGCTTTGGGAAACAACAATGAATCCAGAAACAAGGATTCTGAAGCAACTAGTTGTCGATGACATAGCAGAAGCTAACATGACATTCTCCTCTCTTATGGGTGCTCGGGTAAGGCTACTAACTCCCGAACTTGGTTGATTCTTTTGAGTGAAAAAACTGATGACATATTCACAAACTTGGATCTGTTTTTTTGATCTCAGGTCGATGCCCGGAAAGAACTCATTAAAAATGCAGCAACCAGGATCAATCTGCAGCATCTCGACATATAATCAGAGATTTTATTCATCTGATAAAGGGCATTAGAAGTTGTCAGAGACATCATATTTtgtagttgttcaaaaaaaaaaaaaaaaaaaaaaagacatcatATTTGTAGTGACTTTGTCTTtagaagagtttttttttttttattaatcgaTTAATGCAAAAATACAAGAAGATAGAAAACTTTTCCACAAGGACATCGATCTCACCAGCAGAAACGCTTCATGTCTTAAGAACACACAGAAACATAATCCAACGGATGAGAGATGAGAAACATCGCTCCATGAATCAATTTCCATACATGCTCACAAATTTACACATCACATGAGTTCTTAGTTCTTACACACACCACATGAGTTTTCACAAGTACTGCTTTCACTCAAGTTTGTCactattcatttaatttatcaTCATTTTTGAAATACACTCTTGTTTTATAATATGGAAGCTTTGCCTATAAATAAATGCATCATCTCCACATAACCAAGTCACACAGCAAAAAAACACAGAGATCAGTTTCCTTCTCCTTTCTATCTATCACTCTCTATCTCTCAagtcttatattgtatattttcttcaGCTACTAAAAACAATGAGCAATAAGAGATGAATGTGATATAACCAGAAAAAATTTGAAGGTTTTGTTGGTCCGATGGCTATGATTTTGTATAGATAAAAAAAGCTCGATTGCActtcttcaaatatttttatctatacGAACTTATTGCGATGTGAACCCACCAGTCCACTGGTTTGTACTGACACTTGAACCTTTACACGTAAAATGTCATTCAGGACTCAAGAGCATTATGACCAAATACAATTAGAAACCTAACGTCCTCCTCACACACTAGAAATCTCGCACATCCTAGTTTCTGAAGATGGATATAGCAAGAGAGTAATGagttgttgaaaccagataaGAACTAAGAAATCGCATTTTATTTGCCCTAATTTCATGaatcataaaagaaaaaaacaatcaaatccGAGAAAACGATAAACACTAAACTCTTTTCCTCACATTTATTTTTACATCCTATTCTTAGTCCGGTAGAATTAGAAACAGAGCTATATTCATTCAACAAATAGGCAGTTGAGCGAAATAGCTAACCTTCCACAATAGAATATATGCCAAttaagaagtaaaaaaaaacacacttgaaaaaaaatgaagtggATTAAAGAAGTCACTCACTGCATGTCACTCTCATTATCTAAAGCTAGGTTCTTAAAAGATTCTGGCCTTGCTCAACTCGTCTTTTACGTCGCACTTGAGTTGCTTACAATGCACATTGATGTCCCCATACCCATGAAAGCCCATTAGACGAAGAGATTCTTTGATGTTACTTCTAATAGAACCAAGATCTGCACCAACAGGGATTGGGTAGTCATCTATGTTCCAGTAGACGTCTGTCATATCCCCCTTTAACAAAAACGGGTCCATTAACCATTAATATTTACTCCATCAGATGAAATATAACAAACAATTTCGGGTAATAGATGTAGAGAGATCTTACAGGAACGAAAATCGATGATCTTACCTTCGCCCATGGTTCCACGATGAGAATTGGAAACTTTCTCTCGCTAAGTTAGGGCTAGATCGTGCTTTGAATGTGTGAGAGCTAGAGGCTAGAGCCAATATATAGGTTGTATCAATTGGTTTGCTTTTGATTTTGGATACACTATAAACCGActggtttttaaaatatattcattttttatttattagtaaatTAGTAAATCTAAGGGAAACTTCTAAtggattattatttattaaacacTCACGTGGACTTCTAATTCCAAATCAAAATAATGTAATGGATGGTTTGATCAGCTTAGAATAATatactactaaatatttttggttttgttctTTTCTAGTATAAACACATTTATACAATAAGTAATTTAAATcacttattaatttaaaaaacattaaaatggtttgtttaataatataccgtaacaaatatttattttaccaaaaaaaatatttatttttggtaattttcatttattgcagatgttcatgtttttttaacaaaatgaaATAACTAAAATCAACTTTATTAAAGCTATCATTCTCAGAAGCACAATCATAATTACTTCTTTTCAAAAAGTTACataaaagtttatttattttaaattatagtttaatatgtagtaactttattttaaattataagttaATATGTAGTATATGGAGTACCCAATCAGACGACAGCAATAAAATGTCGTAGTCGTACCTTGTCCCGTTTTACTAGCCAGTCTCTACGCACGGGAGcattctaaactttttttttcccttGCACCAAACTGTAACTTTGAAACCTATTTGtagaaaattatgtcttttaagtgtttgttgtgtttttgtcataataaaGAAGTTCATCAACGAGAATTCATTtgacatctatactattaaaagggaaggagtcctaaaaaatctacttaaacaaggttgttggaccatttcattagacttaaatatttatttagttttactttatatttctctaactatataaatactttacataatttaaataaactcatttattattttctcataatctattatataattactcTAACAATAAATTTTCATGAATATATAACAGATTATTCAAACATGTTTACACATGACGTGAGATTACCGCATATAGTTccattaatagtataaaatttttaaatggtttagttatgtttaataggtatataatttctattttaaaatttaaatacccATTTAGTTCTTAATTCGGTTTCTATTTTTCGGTTTCAAATATATAGGATATGctcggttatttatgaaatttagcttaattttaagtttttttgccAGTTTGATAAGGTTCAGTGCACTCGGGTAAATGTACCAAAAACTatacattatcttatataaaaattatataagaaacatttatttaactttaaaaataaatccgcgctttctaagcgcggatcaaaatctagtatttgtTAAAACATACTAATAACTCTTTCGCCCTAAATAAGCTTCAAATTTGACCCAAAATCAAAATTTCCATTAACCAAGTGATTTGCTAAAAGAACCTAAAAAATCGTCCTATAGCATTTgctaacttcttttttttcttagttcAAAGTCAACTTTTCCATTAACCAAATGATTCTTATACAGTCAAATTGTGACCACAATGTGACCCAAGGATAAAGTATAGTATCACCTAAGAACACTCATTTGGTTCCTACATTAC encodes:
- the LOC106425334 gene encoding DNA gyrase subunit B, mitochondrial encodes the protein MGLLLRQRAPYLRLYSRLMASRPRLFSNPLSPSLHRHSSSLSSPLFSSLTPRVNVQLTKVLSQGLIQRNAISTRSFMSSTISTEAFQESATSKGYSSEQIQVLEGLDPVRKRPGMYIGSTGTRGLHHLVYEILDNAIDEAQAGYASKVDVILHADGSVSIMDDGRGIPTDLHPVTNKSSLETVLTVLHAGGKFGGTSSGYSVSGGLHGVGLSVVNALSEALEVTVWRDGVEHKQKYSRGKPITILTRSELPLESKGTKGTSIRFWPDKEVFTTAIEFDHSTIAGRIRELAFLNPKVTISLKREDEDPEKSQCTEYFYAGGLKEYVSWLNIDKSPIHDVLGFRKETNGASIDVALQWCSDAYSDTMLGYANSIRTIDGGTHIEGVKASLTRTLNALAKKSKTVKEKDINLSGEHVREGLTCIVSVKIPNPEFEGQTKTRLGNPEVRKIVDQSVQEYLTEYLELHPDVLDNIVSKSLNAYKAALAAKRARELVRSKSVLKSSSLPGKLADCSSSNPEESEIFIVEGDSAGGSAKQGRDRRFQAILPLRGKILNIERKDEAAMYKNEEIQNLILGLGLGVKGEDFKMENLRYHKIIILTDADVDGAHIRTLLLTFFFRYQRALFDAGCIYVGVPPLFKVERGKQAHYCYDDADLKKITSNFPANASYTIQRFKGLGEMMPEQLWETTMNPETRILKQLVVDDIAEANMTFSSLMGARVDARKELIKNAATRINLQHLDI